Part of the Salinibacter grassmerensis genome, CGTACGGACTGTTTGGGGAGGTGCCGCCGCCCGCCTCGATCGTGGGGATGGGGGTGGTCCTGGTTGCGGTGGCGGTCGTCGTCTGGCGGCGCAGGGCGCCCCCCGAAGAGGCCGCCGATTCCCCTCCCTCACGGGCGGTCGTCCGGGAGGACGAAGCGTGACCCCGGAAGATCAGCGAAGGTGTGGCGGCCGCGGAGAAAATAGTCGGCGGGCACGAGGCCCCGGTAGAACGGCAGCACCGCCAGGTCGGAGGGGACTGGCCGGGTGTCGTGGTAGTGCCGGCGCATGCGGAAGGCGTCCCGGTAGGCCCGGAGAATAGCGGTGGCCTCCTGCCCGCGCCCCTGTGCGAGCACGCGCCCAAGAGCCGCTACGTCACAGGCCAGCCGGAGCGGCAGGGTCCGACGCCAGGCCGACGGTGGAAGGTTCTTGTAGAGCATGAGCAGGCTGTTCCGGTAGTTGTAGTAGGTTTTCCGGGGGGACGACTGTGGAAGCGAGGCGCCCCCGATGTGGTATACCGTGCTCTCAGGGGCCACGCGGACCCGGTAGCCATGTCGCCAGAGCCGCCAGCAGAGGTCGATCTCCTCCATGTGCATCTCGAACCGCTCGTCGAGGGGTCCGACCTCGTCCAGGGCCGAGCGGCGGAGCAGGAGGGCCGCACCGGTGGCCCAAAAGACGTCGCGCGCATCGTCGTACTGCCCCCGGTCGCGTTCCATGGTCTCGAACAGGCGTCCACGCGTGAAGGGGTAGCCTGCGCGGTCCAGGAAGCCGCCGGCGCCCCCGGCGTACTCGAATTGGCCTCGATCGCCGTACTGAAGCATTTTGGGCTGTACGGCGGCGACATCGGGCCGCTCGGTGGCCGCCTCCACGAGCGGGTGCAGCCAGTCCGGGGGAACCTCCACGTCATTGTTTAACAGCACCACAAATTGGCCGGAGGCGTGGGGCAGGGCGGCGTTGTTGCCGCGGCAGAAGAGCCAATTGTCGGGGTGACGAACGATTTTGACCTCCGGATATTCGCGGGCGACCCAGGCCGCGGTCCCGTCCGTGGAGGCGTTGTCGGCGAGGATAATTTCGACGTTCGGGTAGTCGGTGGCCACGACGGAAGGCAGGCACGTCTGCACCAGCTCCTTCGCGTTCCAGGTGACGATGATGATGGACACCGGGGGGGCGGACATGAAAGAAATGGCCTGCGGCCGAGACGCATCGTGGAGAGAACGAACGCTGAACCCGGGCAAACATAATAGCTGATCGCGGAAAATGGAATTCGATCTCAGAATCCCCTGCTGATGGCCGATCTGTCGTCGTATTCGGTTGAGGAAGCGCGCCGGGCGATGCAGCGCGGATGGGGACACGAGACGTTCCGCCCCGGCCAGGAGGCGGTGCTGACGCCGCTCCTCGAGGGCCGAGATGTCCTGGGCGTGATGCCGACAGGGGGCGGAAAGTCCCTCTGCTACCAGCTCCCCGCCGTTCTTGGCGACGGCTTCGTGCTCGTCGTCTCGCCGCTCATTGCGCTTATGCAGGACCAGGTCGAGGCGCTCCAGGCACAGGGCATCGCCGCCACGTTCATCAACAGCACCCTGCCCGGCTACGAGGTCGAGCAGCGCTGGACGAACGCGGAGCATGGGCAGTACGACCTCGTCTACATGGCCCCCGAGCGCTTCTCCACGGAGGTCTTTCAGGCCCGGGCGGAGCGCCTGGACGTGTCGCTCCTGGCGGTTGACGAGGCCCATTGCGCGAGCGAGTGGGGCCACCACTTCCGGCCCGACTACCTCCAGATCCCCGACGCCCGGGCGCAACTGGGAACGCCCCCCACTGTGGCCCTCACCGCCACGGCCACCCCGGCGGTCCGTCAGGACATCCTCGAACTGCTGGCCCTTCCGGACGCGGTGGAGGTGGTGCGGGGATTTGATCGCCCCAACATCACGTGGTCTGTCTTCCGCACCGACAAGAAGTGGGAGCGTCTCCGTGCGGTCGTCGATGCGGTGCCGGGGACGGGCATCGTGTACGTGGCGACGCGCCGGGACGCAGCCCGGTGGCGGAAGCGCCTCGACGCGCACGGCGTTTCCGTGGCGGCGTATCACGGCGGCCTGGATGCCGAGGCCCGCGAGCACCGCCAGCAGGCCTGGGTCGGCGACGATGTCCGGGTCATAGTGGCGACCAACGCCTTCGGGATGGGCATCGACAAGCCCGACGTACGCTTCGTGGTGCACATGGCGCCCCCGTCGTCGCTGGAGAGCTACTACCAGGAGGCGGGCCGGGCCGGCCGTGACGGCGAGAAGGCCCATGCGGTGCTGCTGTACCAGCCCACCGACGCCGACACGCAGGCCGCCCTTATCGAGGCTTCGCACCCCACGGCCGAAGAGGTGCGGGCGGTCTACGACGCGGTCTGCAGTGTGGGACAGGTGCCGGTGGGGAGCGAGCCGGACGGGCCGCTCGCCGTCCAGCTCGACGCCGTTTTGAAAACGACAGGCTATTCGCGGACGAAGGTGCGGACCGCCGTCGACCTCATTGACCGCCAGGGAGCGTGGACGCTTCTTCCGCGCCGCAGGCACTTCGGTGTTTTGAAGTTCGTGGCGTCGGCCCGGGAGGCACGCGAATATGCCGACACGGTGGGCAACCGGGCGCTGGCCACGTTTGTGCGGACCCTGTTGCGGGCCGTCCACGCCGACGCGTTTCGGGAGTGGTGGCCGCTCGACCTGCGGGCCGTCGGACGCCGGGCAGATCTGTCCCGAGACCGCCTCCGTGCCGGGCTGCGCTACCTGGAAGAGCAGGGACTGCTCCGCTGGAACCCGCCAGGCGCAGCCCTGCAGGTTGAGCTCGCGCATCCCCGCGCGTCGAAACTGCCCGTGGACGACCAGGCCGTCCAGAACGCCCGACAGCGGGCCGAAACACGGCTTCAGTACATGCTCCGCTATACCCGGTCGGTGGCCTGTCGGCGCTGGACCCTGCTTGCCTACTTCGGGGAGGCGACCGACGAGCAGTGCGACGCGTGCGACGTGTGTCTCGGGCGGCATCAGCCCACGGCCATCACCCCCGATGACGAACCGATCCTCCGCCGCATCCTGGAGCAGGTGGCGGCGTCGGTCCCGCGCGGGGAGTGGTTCGACGACCCGCCGGCGCCACCCCGACGGGTCGACGAGCTCGTGGAGTGGCTCGTCGAGGAAGACTACCTGGCCGTGGAGGACCCCCTCGACGGATCGGTGCGCCTCACGGAGAGGGCGGAGAACTGGCTCTGAGGCGGTGGGGCAGGCTACGGCGCATCGGGGGCCTCCCGAGAGCGGTTCTGAAGAGAGTCCGGAAGGCTCCGAGAATCAGGCCTGCGTCGGTCCGGGCGCCGCAGGGCCTGGAGGGTATCAATAACGGTCTGGTACATGCTCTCGAAGCGACCCGGGCGGCGGGTATAATGGCGCAGGGTGGCCTCAAATTCGGACGGCTCCACGTCGTACCGGGCGAAGATCGAGTCGCGAAGGCTCGGCGGCGTCGCCACGTCCTGAGATTGGCGGGAGGAGGCTACGTGCAGCTCCGTCAGCACGCGCGTGAACGTGCTATCCGGAAGCGGCTCGTCGCCGGCCGAGAACCCCGAGCACCCCATCAGTACGCCGAGGCCGACGAGAGCTGCGAATGCGCCCCACCGTCGAGGGGGGACCGACCGGAGAAAAGAAGAGATCGTAGGCATTACTTCGCGGCGGTCGACGACGCATCCGGTGAGCCGCTCCCTTCCGCGGTGCGGAACGTACGGGCCATGACCTCCATCTGCCGAAGGAGGTCGAGCTTGTCGTTGTCGGGGGCAAAGATTGACCCGTCCAGCATGTACACCCGGTCCGTGGCCTGGTCGTAGAACGTATAGTTTACGAAGGGACCGCCGCCCCCAATAGGTTGAAGCTCGTTGTCGCTCCCGAGGGGGGCCACCATGTACCACAGACCACGCGAGTCATACGCGTACCGGTCCAGGAAGGAGCGTTGCTCGGTTTCGAGGGGACGCCGGTAGTCAACCTTTACGAACCCCTGCACGTTGCCCCGAAGGTAGCGACGCGTGAGTGAGTCGCGGGTGTTGTAAATCCACTCGGGAGTGATCTGGTCGGGACTGACATCCTCGACGTAGTAAACAAAGAACTCACGTCGCGTCTGGGCCAGGAGTCGACGCAGCCAGACGAATCCCTCCGATTCGGTCGTGGTGTCGATGGCAATCTGAAAGTCCGACTGCACGTTTACGGCAAAATCATGGCGCCGCATGAGGGTATCTTCGAGGGCCGACCGGCGATTCTCGTCGTACATGTTCCGGTCCATGCGCTGGAGCGTCGCCTCCGTGAACGAATTCCGGATCTCCGCCCCCTGCCCCCGAAACGTTTCGGCAAGCGCGTCCGGGCTGGACGCCGCGACGTAGTAGATGCGTTGGCTGCGGCGCCACAAATTCGGCTTGGAGACCACGGCGGTCTGTCCGTTTAGGATGGCCTGTTCCGCCTCGTCCGAAAGGCGCCGTCGCAGAAATGATGTTTCGTTTGTCGAGTCGCTGAGGGGCGCCGCGATGATGACGTTTTTCAAGTCCTGGACGCGCTCGTACGTGCGCTCGTCTGTTAGCTCGATGTGGCGCAGCTGAAAAGAGCGCTCCGAGACCGGGAGGGTTTCGACCCAGGGCGTGACGTTCGTGCGCAGCGCCTCGCCGCTGGGGCCCGTCCAGTGCGAACTGTCCATCACGACGGTAATCTCGCCCTCGGGGCCCACGGCACGAGGGCGGTAGTCGCCCTCACACCCGGAAAAGCAGAGAAGCAGGCTGGCGAGCAGCGTCCCCACGAGAAGCCGGCGAGAGACAGCAAGAGCACGGCGCATAGGCGGAGAAGTTGAAGGCTGAGGCGAGATAAGATTCATCCACCTCACACGCCCAAGCATTGAGATTGCTCCGGGCGGGCAAACGTCTCGGGGCCAACGACTAGGCTTCCCGGCGTTCCGAAAGACGAGCGAGTATACATCCTCCAATCTCACGCAGGATTGGGCTGGAGTGTGGGGGCTGGCGTCCCGGACTTGAGATGGCGAGCAAATGCCTCAACTTCGGCGAGCCGGTCCGTCATCGGCCGCTCGGAAGCCTCCCAGAGGGCCTCAACGTGGTTGATGAGGGCAGAGCCCACAATAAAGCCGTCGGTGTGCTGACTCAGCTCCATCGCGTCGTCGTGGGTCTTAATGCCGAAGCCGACGAGAAGGGGGTTCTGGTCCACAAAATTCTGGGCGTGCATCAGGTACTCGTCCACACTCGGCGTTTCAGCAAGGTCGCTGCCCGTGAGTCCGGTTACGCTGACGGCGTACACGAAGCCCGTGGCCCGCTCGTCAACAACCCGAACCCGCTCGTCGGAGGTGTTGGGGGCGATCAGGAAGACCAGCTCCAGGCCGTGGGCGGCGGCTGCGTCGCAGAGTGCCTCGCTCTCCTGCGGGGGAAGGTCCGGCAGGATGAGGCCGTCGACGCCGGCGTCCGCCGCGTCCCGGCAGAAGGCGTCGATCCCGTACTTGAACACCGGGTTGATGTACCCCATCAGCAGGAGAGGCGTGTCGCTGTCCTCCCGAAATGCCTCGACGGTCTGGAGGGTGTCGGCCAGCGTGACCCCGTGGGACAACGCCTGGGCGCTGGCCCGCTGGATGGGGCGCCCCTCGGCCAGCGGATCGCTGAAGGGCATCCCCAACTCGATGAAGTCGGCCCCTCCGCGATCGATCGCGTGGAGCAGGGGGACTGTCGCATCGGGGTTTGGGAACCCATCCGTCAGGAAGAGCCCCATGGCTTTCTCGTCCGGGCCAAGGGCGTCGAACGTCTCGTCGAGTCGGGACATGGTGGTGGGGGAGAAGGGGAAAAGATGGCGAGGGGCACCGAGACGGGTGCCGTTACCGGTGTGCGGCGATGGTCTGCATGTCCTTATCGCCTCGACCGGAGCAGTTAAAGACCAGCACGGCGTCTTCCCCTCGCTCCTCGGCCAGGTTTCGTGCCAACTC contains:
- the trpA gene encoding tryptophan synthase subunit alpha encodes the protein MSRLDETFDALGPDEKAMGLFLTDGFPNPDATVPLLHAIDRGGADFIELGMPFSDPLAEGRPIQRASAQALSHGVTLADTLQTVEAFREDSDTPLLLMGYINPVFKYGIDAFCRDAADAGVDGLILPDLPPQESEALCDAAAAHGLELVFLIAPNTSDERVRVVDERATGFVYAVSVTGLTGSDLAETPSVDEYLMHAQNFVDQNPLLVGFGIKTHDDAMELSQHTDGFIVGSALINHVEALWEASERPMTDRLAEVEAFARHLKSGTPAPTLQPNPA
- a CDS encoding RecQ family ATP-dependent DNA helicase: MADLSSYSVEEARRAMQRGWGHETFRPGQEAVLTPLLEGRDVLGVMPTGGGKSLCYQLPAVLGDGFVLVVSPLIALMQDQVEALQAQGIAATFINSTLPGYEVEQRWTNAEHGQYDLVYMAPERFSTEVFQARAERLDVSLLAVDEAHCASEWGHHFRPDYLQIPDARAQLGTPPTVALTATATPAVRQDILELLALPDAVEVVRGFDRPNITWSVFRTDKKWERLRAVVDAVPGTGIVYVATRRDAARWRKRLDAHGVSVAAYHGGLDAEAREHRQQAWVGDDVRVIVATNAFGMGIDKPDVRFVVHMAPPSSLESYYQEAGRAGRDGEKAHAVLLYQPTDADTQAALIEASHPTAEEVRAVYDAVCSVGQVPVGSEPDGPLAVQLDAVLKTTGYSRTKVRTAVDLIDRQGAWTLLPRRRHFGVLKFVASAREAREYADTVGNRALATFVRTLLRAVHADAFREWWPLDLRAVGRRADLSRDRLRAGLRYLEEQGLLRWNPPGAALQVELAHPRASKLPVDDQAVQNARQRAETRLQYMLRYTRSVACRRWTLLAYFGEATDEQCDACDVCLGRHQPTAITPDDEPILRRILEQVAASVPRGEWFDDPPAPPRRVDELVEWLVEEDYLAVEDPLDGSVRLTERAENWL
- a CDS encoding DUF4296 domain-containing protein; the protein is MPTISSFLRSVPPRRWGAFAALVGLGVLMGCSGFSAGDEPLPDSTFTRVLTELHVASSRQSQDVATPPSLRDSIFARYDVEPSEFEATLRHYTRRPGRFESMYQTVIDTLQALRRPDRRRPDSRSLPDSLQNRSREAPDAP
- a CDS encoding glycosyltransferase family 2 protein; this encodes MSAPPVSIIIVTWNAKELVQTCLPSVVATDYPNVEIILADNASTDGTAAWVAREYPEVKIVRHPDNWLFCRGNNAALPHASGQFVVLLNNDVEVPPDWLHPLVEAATERPDVAAVQPKMLQYGDRGQFEYAGGAGGFLDRAGYPFTRGRLFETMERDRGQYDDARDVFWATGAALLLRRSALDEVGPLDERFEMHMEEIDLCWRLWRHGYRVRVAPESTVYHIGGASLPQSSPRKTYYNYRNSLLMLYKNLPPSAWRRTLPLRLACDVAALGRVLAQGRGQEATAILRAYRDAFRMRRHYHDTRPVPSDLAVLPFYRGLVPADYFLRGRHTFADLPGSRFVLPDDRP
- a CDS encoding DUF4837 family protein, with the translated sequence MRRALAVSRRLLVGTLLASLLLCFSGCEGDYRPRAVGPEGEITVVMDSSHWTGPSGEALRTNVTPWVETLPVSERSFQLRHIELTDERTYERVQDLKNVIIAAPLSDSTNETSFLRRRLSDEAEQAILNGQTAVVSKPNLWRRSQRIYYVAASSPDALAETFRGQGAEIRNSFTEATLQRMDRNMYDENRRSALEDTLMRRHDFAVNVQSDFQIAIDTTTESEGFVWLRRLLAQTRREFFVYYVEDVSPDQITPEWIYNTRDSLTRRYLRGNVQGFVKVDYRRPLETEQRSFLDRYAYDSRGLWYMVAPLGSDNELQPIGGGGPFVNYTFYDQATDRVYMLDGSIFAPDNDKLDLLRQMEVMARTFRTAEGSGSPDASSTAAK